The genomic window GTACGGCGCTGGAGCGTGGCCCGGCGCTCCTGCGTGGAGGCCGCCCACACCGAGCGGTCCTTCAGCCTGCCGGCTTCCTTCAGCTCCCGCGCAACCTCGACGAAGAGCGCGAGGGCCGCCTTCGCGTCGGAGGCGATGCCGAGGTCCGGGGCGAAGATCCTGCCCAGCTGGGTGGGCTCGATGTCCACGTGGACGAAGGTGCGGCCACGCGTGTAGACGTCGAGCTTGCCGGTGTGCCGGTTCGCCCAGCGGTTGCCGATGCCGAGGACGAAGTCGGACTCCAGGAAGTTCGCGTTGCCGTAGCGGTGCGAGGTCTGCAGGCCGACCATGCCCGCGTTCAGCGCGTGGTCGTCGGGGAGGATGCCCCAGCCCATCAGGGTGGGGACGACCGGAACCCCGGTCAGTTCCGCGAACTCCACCAGCAGCGCGGAGGCGTCCGCGTTGATGATGCCGCCGCCGGCGACGAGCAGCGGCCGCTCCGAGGCGTTGAGCATCTCGACGGCCCGCTCGATCTGCTTGCGGCTCGCGGAGGGCTTGTGGACGGGCAGCGGCTCGTACAGTTCGGGGTCGAACTCGATCTCGGTGAGCTGCACGTCGATCGGCAGGTCGATGAGGACCGGTCCGGGCCGGCCCGTGCGCATCAGGTGGAAGGCCTGCTGGAAGACGCCCGGGACCTGCGCGGCTTCCAGGACGGTCGTCGCGGCCTTGGTCACCGGGGCGGCGATCGACGCGATGTCGACGGCCTGGAAGTCCTCCTTGTGGAGGACGGCGGTCGGCGCCTGGCCGGTGATGCAGAGGATCGGAATCGAATCGGCGATGGCGGAGTACAGGCCGGTGATCATGTCGGTGCCGGCGGGCCCCGACGTACCGATGCAGACGCCGATGTTGCCGGCCGCGGCACGCGTGTACCCCTCGGCCATGTGGGAGGCGCCCTCGACGTGGCGGGCGAGGGTGTGGTGCACCCCTCCGGACGCCTTGAGAGCCGCGTAGAACGGGTTGATCGCCGCACCCGGCACACCGAACGCGTTGCTGACGCCTTCGCGCTTGAGGATCTCAACTGCCGCTCGGGCAGCGGTCATACGAGGCATGAGTGCTCCTGCTCGGACCTGGTGGAGTCGGGCTCTGTCGCGCCACCTGAGAGCACCAATTCCGCATTATGGAAATCTACTTCTGCTATACGGAATCAACTTAGAGGGGCCTCGCGCAGCCGTCAAGAGAGGGCGGTAACGCGGCACCGGGGCGCGGCGGAGTGCGCCGTTTCTCCGCCCGGAGGGTCGCTCCTGGTGGACGATGGGAGCACGGAACGCAACCGCCGCGGGAGCGGCGAAGGAAGGGGCGACACGTGGAGTCCGTACCGGTGCGATGCCCCGTCTGCCGCCGGGACCACGCCTACATCACGCCGGTGTACCCCTGCCCCTGCGGCGCCCCGACGGCCCCGCCGCTCATGCGCGGCGCCCCGGCCGTGCCCCTCACGCACCGCACGTGGGACGACGACTGGGTGAGCGTGCGCTGCCACTCCTGCGGGCGGCGCGACCAGTGGCCCCACCCCGAGCTCTGCTGCCCCTGCGGCGCGGTACTGCGGATCCCCGTACGCCCCGTGGCCACGCACGGGGTGGCACCGCCCACCACCCCCGGGCCCTCCCACATACCGCTGCCCCGCACGGCCGCGCATCCGCGCCCGTCGTTCCGGCCCCTGGTGATACGCACCGCCAGGGACGCCGTGAGCACGGCCGCGCTGTATCTGCGGTGGCTGGGCTACCGCGACGTGGTGCAGCCCGAGGCGCGGCCCAGCTCCCGGATCGACCTCAGGGCCGCCGGCCTCATCGCCCAGGTCGACGCGACGACGCGGCCGACCCCCCTCCGTGACGTCGAGTGCTTATGGCTGAACGCCCTCAACTCCTCCGTGTCCGGCGTGCTCTTCTCGCTGGCCGGTTACACCGACGAGGCGCGCTCCCGGGCGGACGGGCTCGCCATCCCCCTGTTCGTCCTGGATCTCACCGGGACGCCGCAGCCCGTGAACGGATCCGCCGACGAGCTGATAAGCAGAGGCCCCTGACGGGATGTCACCACACACGCCTTCCCCCGGGCCCGCCGAGTTCCCGCAGGATGATTTCGGTCACCTGTGCCCCCCGAGCCGCATATGTTCGGTCTGTTGTCAGTATGAGGACGTAGAGTGAAGGCATGGTCTTAACTCCTCGGCATCCCACCCACTCCACCCCTGTTTTCCTCACCCAGCCCGCACACCCGTCCGCCGTCGAGGCCAACGACGCCATCCGCGCACTCGTCGACGCGCGCGCGGGCCAGGACTGGACGCCGGTGGAGGCCGCGGAGTACGAGGTGCTGCTCATCGAGTGGGCGGCGGCCACCCAGGGCATCGGTTTCGGCGTCGCCGAAGCCGCCTGACCCTCCGGCCCGCGCGACGGCTCCGGTCCTAGGCGCCGTAACCCTCCCGCAGTTCGATCTTCCGGACCTTGCCGCTCACCGTCATCGGGAACGCGTCCAGGATCCGCAGCGCCCGCGGGACCTTGTAGTGGGCCAACTGCTCGCGGCAGTAGGCCGCCACCTCGTCCAGGGTCGGCGGATCGGCCGGGTCACGGGGAATCACGCAGGCCAGGATCTCCTCGCCGTACACGGCGTCCGGCACGCCCACGACCTGCACGTCCGCGATCTTGGGATGGCCGTAGAGGAACTCCTCGATCTCGCGCGGATAGACGTTCTCACCCCCGCGGATGATCATGTCCTTGATCCGGCCGACGATCTGGACGTATCCGTCCTCCCGCATCACCGCGAGGTCCCCCGTGTGCATCCACCGCCCCGCGTCGACGACCTCGGCGGTCCGCTCCGGCTGGTCCCAGTAACCGAGCATGACGCTGTACCCACGGGTGCACAGCTCACCAGCCGCACCGCGCGGCAGCGTCACCCCGGTCGCGGGGTCGGTCACCTTCACCTCGATGTGCGGCATCACGCGGCCGACCGTGCCCGTGCGGCGTTCCAGATCGTCGTCCCGGCGCGTCTGGAGGGACACCGGGGAGGTTTCCGTCATGCCGTAGCAGATCGACACCTCCTCCATGTGCATCTCCGCGACGACCCTCTTCATCACCTCGACCGGGCAGGGCGAGCCGGCCATGATCCCGGTGCGCAGCGAGGAGAGATCGTACGAGGAGAAACCGGGGAGGTCCAGCTCCCCGATGAACATGGTGGGCACACCGTAGAGCGAGGTGCAGCGCTCCTGCTGCACGGCGGCCAGCACCGCGGCGGGTTCGAAGGACGGGGCGGGGATCACGATGCAGGCACCGTGCGAGGTGATGCCGAGGTTCCCCATGACCATGCCGAAACAGTGGTAGAACGGCACCGGCAGACAGACGCGGTCGTGCTCGGTGTAGGCGACCATCTCCCCCACGAAATAGCCGTTGTTGAGGATGTTGTGGTGCGAGAGCGTCGCACCCTTGGGGAAACCCGTGGTGCCGGAGGTGTACTGGATGTTGATCGGGTCG from Streptomyces sp. NBC_01341 includes these protein-coding regions:
- a CDS encoding AMP-binding protein is translated as MSELSYAHGTRDTPLLRDTIGRNLDRAVAAFAEREALVDVVSGRRWTYAEFGAAVKELARGLMASGVARGDRVGIWAVNCPEWVLVQYATARIGAVMVNINPAYRAHELKYVLDQAGVSLLIASLTHRTSDYRALVGQVRADCPGLRAVHYIGDPSWDELTRAADAVSVEQLTAREAELSCDDPINIQYTSGTTGFPKGATLSHHNILNNGYFVGEMVAYTEHDRVCLPVPFYHCFGMVMGNLGITSHGACIVIPAPSFEPAAVLAAVQQERCTSLYGVPTMFIGELDLPGFSSYDLSSLRTGIMAGSPCPVEVMKRVVAEMHMEEVSICYGMTETSPVSLQTRRDDDLERRTGTVGRVMPHIEVKVTDPATGVTLPRGAAGELCTRGYSVMLGYWDQPERTAEVVDAGRWMHTGDLAVMREDGYVQIVGRIKDMIIRGGENVYPREIEEFLYGHPKIADVQVVGVPDAVYGEEILACVIPRDPADPPTLDEVAAYCREQLAHYKVPRALRILDAFPMTVSGKVRKIELREGYGA
- the gcl gene encoding glyoxylate carboligase; translated protein: MPRMTAARAAVEILKREGVSNAFGVPGAAINPFYAALKASGGVHHTLARHVEGASHMAEGYTRAAAGNIGVCIGTSGPAGTDMITGLYSAIADSIPILCITGQAPTAVLHKEDFQAVDIASIAAPVTKAATTVLEAAQVPGVFQQAFHLMRTGRPGPVLIDLPIDVQLTEIEFDPELYEPLPVHKPSASRKQIERAVEMLNASERPLLVAGGGIINADASALLVEFAELTGVPVVPTLMGWGILPDDHALNAGMVGLQTSHRYGNANFLESDFVLGIGNRWANRHTGKLDVYTRGRTFVHVDIEPTQLGRIFAPDLGIASDAKAALALFVEVARELKEAGRLKDRSVWAASTQERRATLQRRTHFDNVPLKPQRVYEEMNRAFGPETRYVSTIGLSQIAGAQMLHVYRPRHWINCGQAGPLGWTIPAALGVATADPDGSVVALSGDYDFQFMLEELAVGAQHRIPYVHVLVNNSYLGLIRQAQRNFDIDFQVNLEFENQNSPELGVYGVDHVKVVEGLGCKAIRVTEPDQLLPAFEEAKKLAAEHRVPVVVEAILERVTNISMSGSDIASVNEFEDIATEPGHAPTAIRPLTVS